The following are encoded in a window of Marispirochaeta aestuarii genomic DNA:
- a CDS encoding P83/100 family protein, with protein MKGYFRILLVLLLVPALFAQDLAETELKSIDIGTVEFVNYEGPHERIDTLAQILGIGRSLAAGLAEGGEGFLFDGKYRVRRIFDAGAVLLSADIFILEPDARVDHVRNLRRILAAYLSQAFDYSFADAEILAEFATYYNAVYRGDMEYIGQKYQDRVVSNLDPDKAGLATVYSQWPGKTQMLLPLRVLPLSGGIGAVDMDTLTEDEVIAKLQEDEDKGIPERKEMTELKEKEIEADEERIDSARAEIAEDEAEISAEEQQLEAERQDLERRRDEAAAIEDEGERAAEEAAIAAAEEDVSQREAALDERREAVDEQKEEVARAEQDVQERVERIREEREEIASDERGILEDQREEAPPEVPFLYIVEGRENFRMLVSALSGTGEIRRRSGINTIRSRDLLILGDSYLVVAGETGGNKAVRLVTIDPVSFEMKNQGDTDMYPMSFLLLDRRNVYGIADSNGYRVARFNTDLSLQALSEVTVNPDTWISLREGKLYVQDSGRLLVLDPVSLQSVSP; from the coding sequence ATGAAAGGTTATTTCCGGATACTGCTTGTTCTGCTGCTGGTTCCGGCCTTGTTTGCCCAGGACCTTGCGGAAACAGAATTGAAAAGCATCGATATCGGGACTGTTGAGTTTGTAAACTACGAAGGTCCCCATGAGAGAATCGATACCCTGGCCCAGATTCTGGGGATCGGCCGGTCTCTGGCTGCAGGTCTTGCGGAAGGAGGCGAGGGATTTCTCTTTGACGGAAAATACCGGGTACGGCGTATTTTTGATGCCGGAGCAGTACTCCTGAGCGCTGATATCTTCATTCTGGAGCCGGACGCCCGTGTGGACCATGTCCGCAACCTCAGGAGGATTCTCGCCGCTTATCTTTCACAGGCCTTCGACTACAGTTTCGCCGATGCCGAGATTCTTGCCGAGTTTGCCACCTACTACAATGCCGTTTACCGGGGAGATATGGAGTATATCGGTCAAAAGTACCAGGACCGGGTCGTCAGCAACCTTGATCCGGATAAGGCAGGTCTTGCGACGGTCTATTCCCAATGGCCCGGGAAGACCCAGATGCTGCTCCCTTTGCGGGTTCTCCCCTTAAGCGGAGGAATCGGGGCCGTTGATATGGATACCCTTACCGAGGATGAGGTAATCGCCAAACTCCAGGAGGATGAGGACAAGGGCATCCCGGAACGCAAGGAGATGACCGAACTCAAGGAAAAGGAGATTGAAGCTGACGAGGAGCGCATAGACAGCGCCAGGGCGGAGATAGCGGAGGATGAGGCTGAGATCAGCGCAGAGGAACAGCAGCTTGAAGCTGAACGGCAGGATCTTGAACGCCGCAGGGATGAGGCCGCCGCCATTGAGGACGAGGGAGAACGGGCCGCGGAAGAGGCGGCCATAGCTGCTGCCGAGGAAGATGTCAGCCAACGGGAAGCGGCCCTGGATGAGCGCCGGGAAGCCGTGGATGAGCAGAAAGAGGAGGTCGCCAGGGCGGAACAGGATGTCCAGGAGCGGGTGGAGCGGATCCGGGAGGAGCGCGAAGAGATCGCTTCGGATGAACGGGGTATCCTGGAAGACCAGAGGGAAGAGGCCCCCCCGGAAGTGCCTTTTCTATATATTGTTGAGGGACGGGAAAACTTCAGAATGCTCGTTTCCGCGTTATCCGGCACCGGAGAAATCCGCAGACGTTCCGGGATAAACACTATTCGTTCACGGGATCTGCTGATCCTCGGGGACTCCTACCTCGTGGTAGCAGGTGAGACCGGGGGCAACAAGGCTGTACGCCTGGTTACCATCGACCCGGTGAGCTTTGAAATGAAGAACCAGGGCGATACGGACATGTATCCAATGAGCTTTCTTCTGCTTGATCGCCGGAATGTATACGGCATAGCCGACAGCAACGGATACCGGGTAGCCCGATTCAATACGGATCTTTCATTACAGGCCCTTTCGGAAGTGACGGTCAATCCGGATACCTGGATAAGCCTGCGGGAGGGAAAACTCTACGTACAGGACAGCGGAAGGCTCCTGGTCCTGGATCCGGTATCTCTGCAATCTGTTTCACCCTAG